A window of the Lactuca sativa cultivar Salinas chromosome 7, Lsat_Salinas_v11, whole genome shotgun sequence genome harbors these coding sequences:
- the LOC128127374 gene encoding uncharacterized protein LOC128127374, whose product MAGNSLKDMNTSFGKLEKFQGQDFRHWQKKMHFWLTTLKVFYVLSTPKPEEVEDASLEQIRRRSKWENDNYIFLGHILNGMCDSLFDTHQNIETASELWNTLEAKYIAENASSKKFIVSDFNNYKMVDSRSVMEQYNEILRIYGQFKQHNMSMDESFAVSSVIDKLPPSWKDFKHHLKHRKEEISLIQLGSHLKIEEGLRDQENEKGTGKGKSDFGQPQVHMAECDKEDNSNHKGKSKKRKYEGHNKKSNKKYKDSKDSKELVCWRCHLKGHMKRDYRVKLGNNGASGSGNDGAGGGSGSHDQSATKGQISIDLVSSVFNVMLLTPEVSFVQGVDTDS is encoded by the coding sequence ATGGCTGGCAATTCATTGAAAGACATGAATACTTCGTTTGGAAAATTGGAGAAATTTCAGGGCCAAGATTTCAGACATTGGCAAAAGAAGATGCACTTCTGGTTGACTACTTTGAAAGTTTTTTATGTTCTCTCTACTCCAAAACCAGAAGAGGTTGAAGATGCAAGTCTGGaacaaataagaaggagaagcaaATGGGAGAATGACAACTACATCTTCCTTGGTCACATTCTTAATGGTATGTGTGATTCCCTCTTTGACACTCATCAAAACATTGAAACTGCAAGTGAATTATGGAACACACTTGAAGCAAAATATATTGCAGAAAATGCTTCAAGTAAAAAGTTCATTGTTTCTGATTTCAACAATTATAAAATGGTTGATTCTCGATCTGTAATGGAACAATATAATGAAATCCTACGAATTTATGGTCAATTCAAACAACACAACATGTCCatggatgaatcctttgctgtttCTAGTGTGATTGATAAACTTCCACCCTCATGGAAGGATTTCAAACACCATCTGAAACATAGAAAGGAAGAAATAAGTTTGATTCAACTTGGGAGTCATTTGAAAATCGAAGAAGGACTTCGTGATCAAGAGAATGAAAAAGGAACTGGAAAGGGCAAATCTGATTTTGGACAGCCCCAAGTTCATATGGCTGAATGTGATAAAGAAGACAATTCTAATCACAAGGGCAAGAGTAAAAAACGTAAATATGAGGGTCACAACAAGAAGTCCAACAAAAAGTACAAGGATTCCAAGGATTCCAAGGAACTTGTGTGTTGGCGATGCCATCTGAAAGGGCATATGAAACGTGACTATCGAGTGAAACTTGGAAATAATGGTGCAAGTGGTAGTGGAAACGATGGTGCTGGTGGTGGCAGTGGATCTCATGATCAATCTGCAACCAAAGGTCAAATTTCTATTGATCTTGTAAGTTCAGTATTCAATGTTATGCTACTAACTCCAGAAGTTTCTTTTGTACAGGGGGTTGATACAGATTCATAG